The Cucumis melo cultivar AY chromosome 5, USDA_Cmelo_AY_1.0, whole genome shotgun sequence genome has a segment encoding these proteins:
- the LOC103499435 gene encoding uncharacterized protein LOC103499435, with the protein MSTHSCSKQYSRRSKKQTRSNSDDETAARTRPFSFEDIMLRRKTKGSSATVEVDVTSTDNRASERHFRHSKGSSLDVQNVSLEEESAKDSSRRKKEETVLKNNIVVRNDRNNYESGLSLMSKLKHDRNEKDEREKYGQENLGWGKNDQSCRIDIETETAKRHSRDTAFKDRRQDHGRGEFERESKRKSQNGDDDRNRDSKRKSQNCVDESNKDGRRKSQNGDDDRNRDSKRKSQNGDDDRNRDSKRKSQNGDDDRSRDSKRKSQNGDDDRNRDSKRKSQNGDDERNRDGKRKSQNGDDDRNRDSKRKSQNGDDDRNRDKYIAKRHDHGKHHDLENREKKEAIVSLTSRYQDSRLKRTRKRSSDRESKHRRSVSLSPRSHKHSTKLARQKELPLDSHVKKSGRWRSDSERTGDFTNTSNSQYRRHSGSTSGLGGYSPRKRRTESAVKTPSPLLSPEKKNEVLDLPPTEKVGLFSGSVASNFSPSNPTVSLGISNDQSGGAFFSSAMGKSLSVVSSNNIAMKTKVSFDLVQLTQATRPMRRLYIENLPHSASEKAIIDCLNGFLMSSGVNHIEGTRPCISCIIHKDRGQALVEFLTPEDASAALSFDGSDFSGSILKIRRPKDYIETVTGDLDKSMPVVNKISDVVEDSPNKIIVAGISNRLSSEMLRDIVTAFGRLKAYHFEMNDDLNQPCAFLEYIDESVVSKACAGLNGMKIGGQVLKVFPAVPFPSTERTGCQPCYGIPEHVKPLLQQPSVVLKINNVFNADVLPVLSESDIDEVLEDIRFECARFGTVKSMNFVKPCNGGVNTEEEHKKISDISDVEIKHEIQENSKTVILRNSNDLEDNNANLDSCPSDTNQKQANCSGNGRHQDEAVEDKLCQMGNTDATCFEVAACENASERIRQVLSEQRSSPENDFQNAKVTEIIETDETGLDKKLVCVEASSMMVADNEKKSLNGLDPVVRIASNAVEKSEKKDPDNNQESLFVLGSVFVEFGRIEASCMAAHSLHGRIYDGQEISIEYIPHDLYRKRFPK; encoded by the exons ATGAGCACGCATAGTTGCTCAAAACAATACAGTAGAAGGAGTAAAAAGCAGACGCGGAGCAATTCTGATGATGAAACTGCAGCTCGGACTAGGCCATTCAGCTTTGAAGATATTATGCTTAGAAGGAAGACTAAAGGGTCGTCTGCTACGGTTGAGGTGGATGTCACAAGTACTGATAACAGGGCATCTGAAAGACATTTTCGTCACAGTAAAGGTTCTTCTCTTGATGTGCAAAATGTGTCATTGGAGGAGGAATCAGCCAAAGATAGttcaagaaggaaaaaagaggAGACAGTGTTGAAGAACAATATAGTGGTTAGGAATGACAGAAATAATTATGAATCTGGATTGTCACTGATGAGTAAACTTAAACACGACAGGAATGAAAAGGATGAAAGAGAGAAATATGGCCAGGAAAATCTTGGTTGGGGAAAAAATGACCAGAGTTGTAGGATTGATATTGAAACTGAAACTGCAAAGAGGCATTCAAGAGATACAGCTTTCAAGGATAGACGTCAAGATCATGGTAGGGGGGAATTTGAGAGAGAAAGCAAGAGAAAATCTCAAAATGGCGATGATGACAGGAATAGAGACAGTAAGAGAAAATCTCAAAATTGTGTTGATGAAAGCAACAAAGACGGTAGGAGAAAATCTCAAAATGGTGATGATGACAGGAATAGAGATAGTAAGAGAAAATCTCAAAATGGCGATGATGACAGGAATAGAGATAGTAAGAGAAAATCTCAAAATGGCGATGATGACAGGAGTAGAGACAGTAAGAGAAAATCTCAAAATGGCGATGATGACAGGAATAGAGACAGTAAGAGAAAATCTCAAAATGGTGATGATGAAAGGAACAGAGACGGTAAGAGGAAATCTCAAAATGGTGATGATGACAGGAATAGAGACAGTAAGAGAAAATCTCAAAATGGTGATGATGACAGGAATAGAGACAAGTACATTGCAAAGAGACATGATCATGGTAAACACCATGACctagaaaatagagaaaaaaaggaAGCTATAGTATCATTGACTTCACGTTATCAAGATTCTAGATTGAAAAGAACACGGAAAAGAAGCTCAGATCGTGAAAGTAAACATAGAAGATCTGTTTCACTTTCTCCAAGATCACACAAGCACTCAACTAAGTTAGCTAGGCAGAAGGAGTTGCCTTTAGATTCTCATGTGAAGAAGTCTGGAAGATGGCGTTCTGATAGCGAAAGAACAGGAGATTTTACCAACACTTCCAATAGCCAATACCGGCGGCATTCTGGATCAACTAGTGGGCTTGGTGGCTATTCACCTAGAAAGAGAAGAACTGAATCTGCTGTCAAGACTCCTTCACCTCTTCTATCACcagagaagaaaaatgaagtGTTGGATCTTCCTCCAACAGAAAAGGTTGGATTATTTTCTGGCTCAGTTGCTTCCAACTTCTCGCCGTCAAATCCTACTGTTTCATTGGGCATTAGTAATGATCAATCTGGCGGTGCATTCTTTTCTTCTGCTATGGGGAAATCTTTATCAGTGGTTTCTTCAAATAATATAGCAATGAAGACAAAGGTTTCTTTTGATTTGGTTCAGCTGACCCAAGCTACTCGGCCAATGAGGAGGCTTTATATCGAAAACTTACCACATTCTGCATCTGAGAAAGCAATTATTGATTGCCTGAATGGTTTTCTTATGTCTTCAGGTGTTAATCACATCGAAGGAACCCGGCCATGTATTAGCTGTATT ATACACAAAGATAGGGGTCAAGCTCTTGTCGAATTTCTGACACCTGAGGATGCTTCAGCAGCTCTTTCGTTTGATGGAAGTGACTTCTCTGGCTCCATTCTAAAGATTCGGCGACCAAAAGATTATATCGAAACTGTA ACTGGTGACCTGGACAAGTCGATGCCGGTGGTAAACAAAATAAGTGATGTTGTTGAGGACTCACCGAATAAG ATTATCGTTGCTGGGATCTCAAATAGATTATCATCCGAAATG CTTAGGGATATTGTTACTGCATTTGGACGATTGAAGGCCTATCACTTTGAGATGAACGATGATCTTAATCAACCTTGTGCCTTTCTGGAG TACATTGATGAATCAGTCGTGTCCAAAGCTTGTGCTGGTCTGAATGGTATGAAGATTGGAGGGCAAGTGCTAAAAGTGTTTCCTGCTGTTCCTTTTCCATCAACG GAACGTACTGGATGCCAACCATGTTATGGCATCCCAGAGCACGTAAAACCTCTTCTTCAACAGCCTTCGGTAGTGTTAAAAATTAACAATGTG TTTAATGCAGATGTCCTCCCTGTACTCTCTGAGTCAGATATTGATGAAGTTCTTGAAGATATTCGGTTTGAATGTGCTAG GTTTGGGACAGTTAAATCCATGAATTTTGTAAAGCCATGCAATGGTGGCGTCAATACTGAAGAAGAACACAAGAAAATTAGTGATATCTCTGATGTTGAGATCAAACATGAGATTCAGGAGAACAGCAAGACGGTGATTTTGAGAAACAGTAATGATCTTGAAGATAACAATGCTAACCTTGATAGCTGCCCCAGTGATACCAATCAGAAGCAGGCTAATTGCTCTGGCAATGGTAGGCATCAAGACGAAGCTGTGGAGGACAAATTGTGTCAAATGGGTAATACTGATGCTACATGTTTTGAAGTCGCAGCTTGTGAGAATGCTTCAGAAAGAATCCGTCAAGTACTCTCTGAACAGCGAAGCAGCCCGGAAAATGATTTTCAGAATGCAAAAGTAACCGAAATAATTGAAACTGATGAAACTGGGTTGGATAAGAAATTGGTGTGTGTAGAAGCTTCATCTATGATGGTGGCTGATAATGAGAAGAAATCTCTAAATGGATTGGATCCCGTGGTGAGAATAGCTTCCAATGCTGTTGAGAAAAGCGAAAAGAAGGATCCTGATAATAATCAGGAGAGTTTATTTGTGTTGGGGAGTGTCTTTGTTGAGTTTGGTAGAATAGAAGCCTCATGTATGGCTGCACATTCTTTACATGGTAGAATTTATGATGGACAAGAGATTAGCATCGAGTACATTCCTCATGATCTCTATCGGAAGAGGTTTCCTAAATGA